In Bacillus sp. S3, the sequence GGTGTCATTTACCTTATGGCATTTGCCGGTGCCGGTCTCATTTTATTTTCAGGAATCATTCATCTTGAATATCTGCAACCAGTGCTAGAACATGGATGGAGGCCAATCTTCATCGCATTTCTTAGGGAAACAAGTGCACGGCCGTTTGGAGAAATGGTTGTCTTTTGCATGCTGCTTCCCTATTTAAATGATCAAAAAAAAGCGAAAGCCGCTTGTTTGGGCGGGATCATCTTAGCAGGAATCAATGTGGCAATTACAGCTGCTATTAATGTCGCGACGTTAGGGGTAGATTTATTTCTGCGCTCCAATTTCCCCTTGCTCACTACGATTGGTAAAATTCAATTGGCTAATTTTATTGAGCGGCTGGACGTATTATTTATCATTTATTTAGTTATTGCCGGGTATTTTAAAATTTCGTTGTTTTTTTATGCGGCAGTAATCGGAGCCACAGACCTTTTTAAGTTTAAAACTCATCAGAAGCTGAGTTTTCCGTTTGGATTAATTATCCTTTTTGCGTCGATTACAATTGCCTCGAATTATGCAGAACATCTTAAAGAAGGATTAGAGACGGTGCCCATTTATGTGCAATGGCCATTTCAAATTATCATCCCATTTATCTTGCTGGTCATTGCCTTTTTTCGTAACCGAAAGAAACAAATAACAAGCTCTTAAAGAAGCCTGTTCTTATTGATCGACCCTGGGAAAAGGGGATGAAGTAATGGAAAAGGCAAAAATCAAAGCATCCCAACTGTTTATACTTGTGGTCTTGTTTGAAATGGGAAGTGCTATTCTTGTGGGTCTCGGGGTATCAGCAAAACAAGACGCATGGATCGCCATGTTATTAGGCTTAGCCGGCGGTTTAGTCTTATTTCTCGTTTATTATCAGCTATATAAGTATTACCCTGATCTCCCATTTACAAGTTACGTACAAAAAATTACTGGGAAATGGATTGGCAGGCTGCTGGGCTTGTTGTATATCATCTATTTTCTATATTGTGCGTCAAGGGTATTGCGTGATTTTGGTGAATTGTTAACAACCACTATTTATTTTAATACACCGCTCATTGTAATAAATTCCTTGATGATATTGACGATTATTTATGGTGTTCATAAAGGGATAGAAGTGATTGCAAGAGTAGGGGAGTTATCTTTTGGCATCATCTACCTTATGGCAATTGCCGGCTTCAGTCTCATATTATTCTCGGGAATCATTCATCCTGAATTTCTTCAACCAATGTTAGAAAATGGATGGAAGCCCGTGTTAATCACGTTTATTAGGGGAACAATCACTTTTCCGTTTGGGGAAATGGTTGTCTTCATTATGCTGCTCCCCTATATAAATGATCAAAAAAAAGTAAAAGCGGCCTGTATGGGCGGAATGATCTTGGCGGGTATTAATGTGACGATAACAGCTGCCATCAATGTTGCTACACTAGGGGTAGACTTATTTCAGCGCTCGAATTTTCCTTTGCTTACCACGATTGGGAAAATTCAACTTGCTAATTTTATTGAACGGTTGGATGTTCTATTTGTCATCTATTTAGTCATTGCCGGATATTTTAAAATTTCGCTGTTTTTCTATGCAGCGGTGATTGGGACTGCAGATATATTTCGGTTTAAAAATCACCAGAAGCTGAGTTTTCCTATTGGATTCGTTATTTTGTTTGCTTCGATTACGATTGCCTCGAATTATGCAGAACATATTCAAGAAGGGTTAAGAGTGGTACCGGTATATTTGCACTGGCCATTTCAGATTATCATACCGTTCCTATTACTTATCATTGCCATTTTCCGCAATCGAAAGAAAAAAACAACAAGCTCATCATAAATGAGATTGTTGTTTTTTTGTGTGATCCTGACTGATTGGCAAAGATAGGTGAACTGTGGTTCCTTGATTCTTTTGACTTTCAAAACGAATAGACCCTTTGTGTGATTGAACGATTTTAAAGCTTACTGTCAGACCTAAGCCCGTCCCTTTTTCCTTTGAAGAGTAAAATGGTTCGCCAATCTTCTCTAATCTTTCCTTTGAAATTCCGCAGCCGTTGTCTTTCACGGTAATGAAAACCTGACTATTCTCTGACAGTTCCACCCCAATTGCAACGGTGCCGCCCTTGAACGATGCTTCAATTGCATTTTTAATAATATTGATAAATAATTGCTTAAGCTGATTTGGTTCGCATTCAAGATAAATCTCTTCCTCAGGAAAAATAGACTCGATTTGAACATTATAATAAATCGCTTCGGTTCTTAATAACGAGATGACATCATTCAAGAGCTTCTGAATGGCTGCACTTGTAAATTTAAGATGCTGTGGTTTCGCAAGCAGAAGGAGCTCGTCAACAATGTGATTGATTCGATTTAATTCGTCTAACATGATTTGATAATACAACTGATGCTGCCCGTCATCTACTTTTAAAAGCTGAACAAAGCCTTTTAAAGAGGTAAGGGGGTTGCGGATTTCATGGGCAACACTGGCAGATAATTCACCGACAACTGAAAGTTTTTCTGTTCTTCGTAAACGTTCTTCCGTTTTCCTTAAGGCGGTGACATCCCTGCCATACCCAATGATTCCGGTGACATTACCGTCAACAATGATGGGCAGTGATGTACATTGTAATGTGATTTCTTTACCGGTTGCATGTGGGATGTTTATTTCATACATAACCGGCTTTACCTCTTCAACAACAATGGAAATAAAGCGCGGCAAGAATCTTTTATACTTGTTTGGTATAAAGTCTTTTGCGTTTTTTCCAATGATATCTTCCCGAGCGAGACCTGTGATTACATCAAAATGCGGGTTAAGATTGGTGATCCTTCCATCCAAATCCAGCATATAAACAATATCCGGACTATATTCAAAAAGTGATTTATATTGCTGCTGGCTTTCGGCCAATTGTCGAGCCATTACCTTTTTTTCAGTAATATCCCTTCCGATAATTACTAAACCTTGTCTTGAACCATCGGCATGAAAAAGCGGTACTTTAATGGTATCAAATATTTTCACTGAACCATCAGGAACGGGAAGGAACTCCTCAATACGGGTAATTTCACGATTTTTCCATGTCTCTTCATCAGAAATCTCACAGTATCTGAGAGCATCAGCGTAGTAGTCCGAATACTCAGCCAATTCCGAATCCTTTTTACCGCGATAATCGACATGTTCAAGCTGAAACAATTGCAAGCCAAAATCATTTGCTTCAATCCATCGTCCTTCGCCGTCTTTGAAATTAACAAAGTCAACCATGGAATTGATTAACGTGGATAATCGGTTCTGATCTTCTCGGGATTCCGATAATTCTTGCTTCTTATTAAGGAAAAAATAGATAAATCCTCCTGTGACAACAACATAAAAAATTTCTTTCGAGCGCTCTACAAATGGTATAAGGGAAGCAGGGACAAGCTGTTGAATTAAATAATTTGATCCGTATATCCAAATAAAACTAGTGATAAGATAAAGGATAACTAGCTTTTTTTTCTCCATTGAAAATCTCCAGTTCTTTCAAGAAAACGATGTGTTCTTGAATAGTTGAAAATGATTTACTTCTATTGTATATAGTACTAGATATTGAATTATATTGGAATAAAGCAATCTGGAAAAAACAAAAAAGGCAGTGGAAATTGTGAGAGCAAAATCACTGCTTTTCTTTAGCTATATAATTCGTTTTCCCAGGATTAGCAAATCCCTTTCAATCCCATCCAATTCGGCTACATTTGGGAGGTGTGCCCACTTTTCAAATCCAAAGCTGTTGAAAAGTTTAATACTTGGTTCATTATGTCCAAAGATAAATCCAAGTAGAGTCTTGATTTCAAGCCTTGGGCAGGCATCGATCGCTTTTTGGATAAGAAATTTCCCAAGCCTCTTTCCGCGGAAATCTTGATGAATATAAATACTGATTTCTGCGGTATGTTGATAAGCGGGTCGCCCGTAAAACGATTGAAAGCTTACCCACGCGCAAATCACGCCATTTGATTCTACGACCCATAGTGGACGAAAAACGGGAGAATGATTGTTGAACCATTGCATCCGGCTTTCTACCGATACTGGCTCTAAATCGGCTGTAACCATTCTGTCAGGAATCGTTGAATTATAAATATCAATTATAAGTGCCATATCATGTATTTCTGCATCCCTGATGGTGATATCTTTAAACATCGTTTTACTTCACTCCAATAAATCATGATGGTTATGGTTTTTATATTATAGGGCAGAGGGATCAATTACAATAAGAAATTTCAGTCATTTTGGAAAAAGAAAGACCCTTTCTCGAAATTGCATCGAGAAGGGGCCATTTTTCGTTTCTATGCCAAGACTTCTACCAGCGATGTGCCTTGGCATTGCTCCTTAAGATGATTGTGTTTTGCGTCATTTGCGTTTGCCCGTTCACCTGTGATTTTTGGCGTTTCGGCCGTGTAAAGGGGTGGTGAAATAACTCAGAGTGCGGATCTAAATGATCTTTGTAGCTCATCTAAAATCACCTCATCATAGGATACTTTGAAACGATGATATTCGGAATGAATATCACTCTTATCATTTGTAAAAAGATGAGGAATTAAACTAGGAAGATAAATAAAACTTGTGTTATCTGAAATTTCAGAATAAAATTGTGGTAACATTCCAACCGGTAGGGATTTTTTGAAGCAGTCCCGCAAACAAAGTGAAATGAGGTGCTGGACAATTGTTTAAAGATCTAATAGGGAAACAATCGAGTAAGGTGAAAAATGTCGTTGAGAGGGGTGCCGTAAAGAAATTTGCGGAAGCCATCGGCGACCTTCATCCTATCTATTTTGATGAGGATACTGGAAGACTTTCAAGATATAAAAACAATCTTGCACCACCGACATTTCCAAGGGTATTTGACTATGGTGTGATCGAAGGCTTTCATCTGCCAGATAAAGGATTGATCCACGGCGAAGAATCATATCATTATGAAAGACCATTAATGGTTGGCGAGGAAGTTTACTGCTATTCCATCGTAAAAAAGTATTCTGAGAAAAAAGGCAGCTTTGGCGAAATGGGATTCCTTGTACTTGAAAGCTTTGGTGAAGACTTAGATGGGAACACCATTTTCAGTTCCACCTCAACGATTGTCATCTCTGAAGCTGTAAAGAGGGGGATGAAGAAGTGAGTATACTTTCACAGTTAAAGGTTGGAGAGCCGGTAAAAGAAATACAACTTGAGCCTGTCTCTAGAATGGATCTGATTAAATATTCCGGTGCTTCCGGTGATTTTAACCCGATTCACACAATAGATGAAGAAGCGAGAAATGCTGGCCTGCCGGGAATCATAGCCCATGGCATGTGGACGATGGGGAATTTAGCGAAGCTGTTTACCGATTATTATGAGGATGGATTTATTCAGGATTACTCGATTCGCTTTAAAGGCATGGTATTTTTGAATGATGTGATCACGCTTCAAGCGACATTAAAAGAAAAGCAGGACAACAAACTACGCTTTCAAGTCCAAGCGGTTAACCAACAGGGGAAGGTAGTGTTAAAGGGTGAGGTTTTGTTTCGCCAATATGAAATGGAATGAACCATTTATTTTTGAAAAAAATTAATGGCGGAGACAAACAAGTGCACAAGCAGGCAATTGCCAGAAACGAACCTAAAATATCATTAAACATTTTATTTAGGGGGAACGTTGATGCATGTGAAACAGCTGTTTGATTTAACCGGTAAAGTTGCGATTGTCACAGGCGGCGGCAGAGGGCTTGGACTGCAAATTGCCGAGGGTTTTGCGGAAGCAGGGGCAAACGTGGTCGTGTGTTCAAGGAGAGTGGAAGCCTGTGAGGAAGTATGCGCAGGATTGAAGAAGCTCGGAGTTGAGAGCATGGCGTTAAAATGTGATGTCACCAACCCGGAGGACGTTAGAAATGTGGTTGAGCAAACAAGGGAGAAGTTTGGCCGGATCGATATTCTTGTGAACAACAGCGGTGCATCATGGGGAGCCCCGGTGGAGGAGATGCCGTTAGAGGCCTGGCAAAAGGTGATGAATGTGAATGTCACGGGCACTTTCCTCATGTCACAGGCAGTCGGAAAAGTAATGCTTGAGCAGAAATCCGGAAAAATAATCAATATTGCCTCTGTGGCCGGCTTAAAAGGCATCAACCCGAAATATATGAATGCCATCGGATATAACGCCAGTAAAGGTGCAATGATCACATTTACAAAGGATTTAGCAGTAAAATGGGGGCCGAAAGGAATTTATGTGAATGCGATTGCCCCGGGCTTTTTTCCAACGAAAATGTCTAAAGGCATTCTTGAGCATGGCGGTGAGGCAATACTTGAAGGAACCCCACTGCGGAAATTTGGCTCGGATACCGACCTTAAGGGGGTTGCATTATTTTTAGCAGCACCGGCATCAGATTTTGTGACCGGAGAGGTCGTGGTTGTTGATGGCGGGGCGCATGCGATGTAAAGGAAAGCGGGTTGCATTCACCGCGAGGAGAAAAAAGAAGCATAAGTGGTAAATGAAAAGAGGTTACATGAACCGAAGAGAGGAAAAAGGAGTTCAAGTGGTAAATGAAAAGAGGTTACATGGACCGAAGTGAGGAAAAAGGAGCTCAAGCCGTAAATGAAAAGAGGTTACATGGACCGAAGAGAGGAAAAAAGAGCTCAAGTAGTAAATGAAATGGTGTTATATTAACATAGGAAAGGTAAAAATATAATACCCTCAATGAAAAAGGGAAAGCCGCTAATTGAATGAAGTTATCCGCTAATAGAGTATAGTTATCCGCCAATCAGCCCCGCCATCCTATACAAAAAAAAGGCCAAGTGCTCCATTATGGAGAACCTGGCCTAAATCATATCTAGCTATTTCTTAAAATAACAATATTCACCCGGCGATTGGCTTGTTTATGCTCTGCCGAATCATTCGGAAAGATAGGTTTGTACTCTCCAAATCCCACAAATTGCAGTCGTTCTTTGGTAACATTTTTTTCTTCAAAATAATGAAGGACACTTACCGCTCTTGCAGAGGAGAGTTCCCAGTTGGATGGAAATGTTGAATTTCTTATTGGAACATTATCAGTATGTCCTTCAATACTGATTGGATTTGGAACCGTATTGATTAATCCTATGATAGCATCTAAGGTGTGATAGGAACTTTCTTTAAGATTTGCTCTTCCAGGATCAAAAAGAATGACTTCTTTAAAGGTAATTTCAACCCCACGTTTTGTGTCCTGCAGGGAAACATCAGCTTGAAGTTGATTATCCGCAATGTATTTTTCTATTCGACCTTTCAAATCCAATAGCTCTTGATCCTCTATATTTTCCTCAGCAGCTTGTGCCTGCTGCTGTGGTTCATTAGGTGCTTGATCAGAATGTTCCAAATCAGATGGTTTTACAGATAATCCTGTGGTATTGCTTTCAATTTTGGTCCCCGTTAATTCAGACTTGAAGGATTCCATAATCGACATGAATTTTTGTTTATCCACAACACTCGATGCAAATAAAACAATAAATAATGCTAGTAATAATGTCATGATATCCGCATAGGGAATCAGCCATGATTCATCAATATGTTCTTCATGTTCATCATCAAAATGTTTACGCCGATTTTTCATAAGATTTATCCTCTAACGATTTATCAAACTTTCTCCTTTCCTTTGGAGAAAGGTGCGCAGATAATTTCTTTTCGATTGCACTAGGTGAAAGTCCTTGAGAAATAGCAAGTAAGCCTTCAATAATTAGAAGTTTAATATCTTGTTCTTGCTTAGAAATTCGTTTTAATTTATTGGATAGTGGATGCCATAATACATAACCAGAAAAGATACCGAGAAGGGTTGCAATAAATGCTGCTGAAATAGAATGGCCCAGTTTTTCAACATCATTCAAATTTCCTAATGATGCAACAAGTCCAACTACAGCCCCAAGAACTCCAAGAGTAGGAGCATAAGTACCTGCCTGAGTAAAAATTAACGCACCCGTTTTGTGTCGCTTATCAACGGCGGCTACTTCATCCATTAACACTTCCTCAATGAATTCGTAATCATACCCATCAATGATCAATTCAAGTCCTTTTTGGAAAAAAGGATCTTTGGAATTGGCGGCCGTTTCTTCAAGTGCAAGGATCCCTTCTCTTTTCGCAATCCCTGCACATTCCACGAAAGCAGTAATTTGATCAGCCTTTGATGGAATTTTTGGTTCAAAAAAAGCAATCCTAAAAAGGCTAGGGACTCTCTTCAATTCACTAAATGGAAAGGCGATCATGACTGCAGCGATTGTTCCACCGAAAATAATTAATAATGCAGCAGGATTGTTTAATGCAGTTAGGGAGGCACCTTTTAAAATCATTCCAAAACCTATCGCTAGTAAAGCTAACAAAATCCCAAAAATACTGGACATTTTTTTCTCCTTCAAATCTTAAATTGTATATTGTCATTTTACGTCAAACAATACCATTCGACAATAAACTTTTTTGATAACTGGATATTTTGAACTGCTTATCAAAATAAAAAAATCCAAATTTCGATGAAATGAAGGAATGAATCAAGTATAATAAAAATAATAAAGTTATACCGCTTTAGAAGTAGATAGATTAAATAAAAACTCAATCCAGTACTTGCTAGTACTATTTTAATTGACTCTAAACAAAAAATTCTATAATTTTATTCTATTGGAATTTATTGTGTAAATAACTATTAATTGTAATCTTTGCTATATACTAAAGGCTTTTTTGCATTCAATACAAAAAGGCAGCATAGGGTGATAACATGCAAGAAAATGAACTAGTGAGATTAAGTCAAATGATTTACGACTACTGTGGATTGCATTATAAAGATCGTCTTTCTTCACTTAGAGAAAAAATTTCGAAGAGGGTTTTGGAGCTCGGAGTATCATGCGGTGAATATTGCTGCTACCTGCACCGAACTCCATCGGAATGGGAAGTTCTGGTGGAACTTTTAACGATTAATGAGACTTACTTCTATCGAGAAGAAGGTCAATTAAATGAGTGTTGTTCAATAATATTGCCGATGTTAAAAAAGGAAATAAGACACCGTCCAATTAGGATATGGAGTGCAGCTTGTTCCACTGGCGAAGAGCCATACACACTTGCCATGCTGATTCAAGAGACAGGTAATTTTCCAATCGGAACAGTTGAGATAATTGGAACTGATATTAACAAAAAGGTAATTAATAAAGCCGAAAAGGGTTGGTATCATAAAAACTCATTTGCTTTTCGAAGAATTCCAGAACATCTTCTGAAAAAATATTTCAATGTTGAAGATGGAGGTTATCAAATTAATGCAACTATAAAAAGAATGGTTCGATTTCAAGAAGTAAATCTACTTAACAATAATGCAATTTCTGCATTAGGAGAAGTGGATATTATCTTCTGCAGAAATGTTCTGATCTATTTTGATCATGAAACAATTAAAAGCGTAATTCGTATTTTACATAAGAATTTAAAGCCTAATGGGTACTTGTTTCTTGGACATGCTGAATCAATTACCGATTTGGCATTAGGCTTTCAAAAAGTAGACTCAACTAAGACTTTTTATTATCGAAAGGAACCTGATCAAGATGAAACGCTTCGGAGTATTAGTGGTCGATGACTCTGCTTTTATGAGAAGGGCAGTTAGTCAAATACTAGAGGAAGATCCTAAATTCATAGTGGTAGGAATCGCGAGGAATGGGAAAGAAGCGGTTGAAAAGGTTCAAAGGTTGAAGCCTGACATTGTTACTATGGACGTTGAAATGCCAGAGATGAATGGTATAAAGGCATTAGAGCAAATTATGAAGGTTTCTCCAGTTCCTATAGTAATGTTGAGTTCACATACAGGTGAGGGGGCCAAGGAAACATTACAATCTCTTGAGTTTGGGGCTGTGGATTTCTTTTTAAAGGAAAATTTATTGAAGAATCCTTTAGATAAACATCAGACAACTGAGTTTTTACAGCGTTTAAGTGCGATTGTAAACGGAAAACTTCCATCTATTGCACCTTATAAACAATCACAAACTAAAAAAGTAACAAAGAGAACTCAAGGAAAGTTTGAACTTTTATTTATCGGATGTTCTACCGGGGGACCTTCCGCATTACAAAAAATTCTTCCCTGTTTTCAGAAGGATTTTCCAATTCCTATTGTTGTTGCACAGCACATGCCACCAAAGTTTACAAAACCATTGGCCGATAGAATGAATACACTGTGCAATTTAAAGGTAAGTGAAGCACAACATGGACAAGAATTATCAGCGGGCTCTGTTTATATTGCACCATCTGGTTATCAAACACGGTTAGAAAAACGGGATGATGAATCTATTGTTTTTAATATTGACCATCAAACAGATGATCAAGTTTTATATAAGCCTTGCATAGATATTACGCTATCCTCGGTTGCACCGATTTTTACTAACCGATTATTAGCCGTAATCTTAACTGGGATGGGAGCTGATGGAATGCAAGGGTGTGGTTTAGTAAAAAAATATGATGGTACCGTTTTAGTCGAAGCTGAGGAATCTTGTATTGTTTATGGAATGCCCAAATCGGTTTATGAAGCTGGTTATGCGGACGGGCAATACAAATTAACGCAAATGTATCAAGAAATTATTGCATTGATTTAATGAAGAATATACATTAATAATACTGGTGAAAAAGGTAGTGTTATAGGTACACTGCCTCTTTTATTTTGATCAAAAAACAATCAATATACATAATTAGGAAACATTTTGATAAAAAAGAGAGGGATATAATTTTATTTTTTATATGAAAAATGTCATGACGAAAAAAAAACTATAGGTTA encodes:
- a CDS encoding YpzG family protein, with the translated sequence MSYKDHLDPHSELFHHPFTRPKRQKSQVNGQTQMTQNTIILRSNAKAHRW
- a CDS encoding GerAB/ArcD/ProY family transporter; translated protein: MEKAKIKASQLFILVVLFEMGSAILVGLGVSAKQDAWIAMLLGLAGGLVLFLVYYQLYKYYPDLPFTSYVQKITGKWIGRLLGLLYIIYFLYCASRVLRDFGELLTTTIYFNTPLIVINSLMILTIIYGVHKGIEVIARVGELSFGIIYLMAIAGFSLILFSGIIHPEFLQPMLENGWKPVLITFIRGTITFPFGEMVVFIMLLPYINDQKKVKAACMGGMILAGINVTITAAINVATLGVDLFQRSNFPLLTTIGKIQLANFIERLDVLFVIYLVIAGYFKISLFFYAAVIGTADIFRFKNHQKLSFPIGFVILFASITIASNYAEHIQEGLRVVPVYLHWPFQIIIPFLLLIIAIFRNRKKKTTSSS
- the motA gene encoding flagellar motor stator protein MotA, with the translated sequence MSSIFGILLALLAIGFGMILKGASLTALNNPAALLIIFGGTIAAVMIAFPFSELKRVPSLFRIAFFEPKIPSKADQITAFVECAGIAKREGILALEETAANSKDPFFQKGLELIIDGYDYEFIEEVLMDEVAAVDKRHKTGALIFTQAGTYAPTLGVLGAVVGLVASLGNLNDVEKLGHSISAAFIATLLGIFSGYVLWHPLSNKLKRISKQEQDIKLLIIEGLLAISQGLSPSAIEKKLSAHLSPKERRKFDKSLEDKSYEKSA
- a CDS encoding MaoC family dehydratase, whose amino-acid sequence is MSILSQLKVGEPVKEIQLEPVSRMDLIKYSGASGDFNPIHTIDEEARNAGLPGIIAHGMWTMGNLAKLFTDYYEDGFIQDYSIRFKGMVFLNDVITLQATLKEKQDNKLRFQVQAVNQQGKVVLKGEVLFRQYEME
- a CDS encoding MaoC family dehydratase N-terminal domain-containing protein, giving the protein MFKDLIGKQSSKVKNVVERGAVKKFAEAIGDLHPIYFDEDTGRLSRYKNNLAPPTFPRVFDYGVIEGFHLPDKGLIHGEESYHYERPLMVGEEVYCYSIVKKYSEKKGSFGEMGFLVLESFGEDLDGNTIFSSTSTIVISEAVKRGMKK
- a CDS encoding CheR family methyltransferase; amino-acid sequence: MQENELVRLSQMIYDYCGLHYKDRLSSLREKISKRVLELGVSCGEYCCYLHRTPSEWEVLVELLTINETYFYREEGQLNECCSIILPMLKKEIRHRPIRIWSAACSTGEEPYTLAMLIQETGNFPIGTVEIIGTDINKKVINKAEKGWYHKNSFAFRRIPEHLLKKYFNVEDGGYQINATIKRMVRFQEVNLLNNNAISALGEVDIIFCRNVLIYFDHETIKSVIRILHKNLKPNGYLFLGHAESITDLALGFQKVDSTKTFYYRKEPDQDETLRSISGR
- a CDS encoding GerAB/ArcD/ProY family transporter, which gives rise to MEKAKIKASQLFILVVLFEMGSALLFIPGFQAKQDAWLAILLGLAGGLALVLIYYRLYTYYPDLPFTSYVQEITGKWIGRLLSLLYIIYFMYFATRVLRDFGELLTTTIYFNTPLIVINSLMMLTIIYGVHKGIEVIARMGELLFGVIYLMAFAGAGLILFSGIIHLEYLQPVLEHGWRPIFIAFLRETSARPFGEMVVFCMLLPYLNDQKKAKAACLGGIILAGINVAITAAINVATLGVDLFLRSNFPLLTTIGKIQLANFIERLDVLFIIYLVIAGYFKISLFFYAAVIGATDLFKFKTHQKLSFPFGLIILFASITIASNYAEHLKEGLETVPIYVQWPFQIIIPFILLVIAFFRNRKKQITSS
- a CDS encoding PAS domain S-box protein yields the protein MEKKKLVILYLITSFIWIYGSNYLIQQLVPASLIPFVERSKEIFYVVVTGGFIYFFLNKKQELSESREDQNRLSTLINSMVDFVNFKDGEGRWIEANDFGLQLFQLEHVDYRGKKDSELAEYSDYYADALRYCEISDEETWKNREITRIEEFLPVPDGSVKIFDTIKVPLFHADGSRQGLVIIGRDITEKKVMARQLAESQQQYKSLFEYSPDIVYMLDLDGRITNLNPHFDVITGLAREDIIGKNAKDFIPNKYKRFLPRFISIVVEEVKPVMYEINIPHATGKEITLQCTSLPIIVDGNVTGIIGYGRDVTALRKTEERLRRTEKLSVVGELSASVAHEIRNPLTSLKGFVQLLKVDDGQHQLYYQIMLDELNRINHIVDELLLLAKPQHLKFTSAAIQKLLNDVISLLRTEAIYYNVQIESIFPEEEIYLECEPNQLKQLFINIIKNAIEASFKGGTVAIGVELSENSQVFITVKDNGCGISKERLEKIGEPFYSSKEKGTGLGLTVSFKIVQSHKGSIRFESQKNQGTTVHLSLPISQDHTKKQQSHL
- a CDS encoding SDR family oxidoreductase, which codes for MHVKQLFDLTGKVAIVTGGGRGLGLQIAEGFAEAGANVVVCSRRVEACEEVCAGLKKLGVESMALKCDVTNPEDVRNVVEQTREKFGRIDILVNNSGASWGAPVEEMPLEAWQKVMNVNVTGTFLMSQAVGKVMLEQKSGKIINIASVAGLKGINPKYMNAIGYNASKGAMITFTKDLAVKWGPKGIYVNAIAPGFFPTKMSKGILEHGGEAILEGTPLRKFGSDTDLKGVALFLAAPASDFVTGEVVVVDGGAHAM
- a CDS encoding flagellar motor protein MotB; protein product: MKNRRKHFDDEHEEHIDESWLIPYADIMTLLLALFIVLFASSVVDKQKFMSIMESFKSELTGTKIESNTTGLSVKPSDLEHSDQAPNEPQQQAQAAEENIEDQELLDLKGRIEKYIADNQLQADVSLQDTKRGVEITFKEVILFDPGRANLKESSYHTLDAIIGLINTVPNPISIEGHTDNVPIRNSTFPSNWELSSARAVSVLHYFEEKNVTKERLQFVGFGEYKPIFPNDSAEHKQANRRVNIVILRNS
- a CDS encoding GNAT family N-acetyltransferase — protein: MFKDITIRDAEIHDMALIIDIYNSTIPDRMVTADLEPVSVESRMQWFNNHSPVFRPLWVVESNGVICAWVSFQSFYGRPAYQHTAEISIYIHQDFRGKRLGKFLIQKAIDACPRLEIKTLLGFIFGHNEPSIKLFNSFGFEKWAHLPNVAELDGIERDLLILGKRII